The segment ATGCAAACAATTTGATTGGTATCTAAACGTCTAATCCCGATAAATTCAGTATCAAAAGGTAAGGCATTCATCATTGAAACTAATCCCTCTGAATTACTAAATACCTCATATTTAATCGGAACTTCTAGGAACTGAGAAAATGACAAAGAATTTTTCTCTGATAAATCTGCCTGCCATCCTGAATATGGCCCAACTAACATTTCAGGAATTTCTTGTAAAGGATCGCTGAATTTAAAAATTTTCCATTCACGTTCAGCTGCTCTAATCTGACTTGCAGTAAACTGTCTCCAGCTCTGCCAATCTGACCAACCTTTTACTTCAGTGGCAACTTTAATCCATTTAGGATTAGTGCCTTCCCGCTCTCTCCATGAAGAAAATATTTCTTCCCAAGAAATGTCTTTAATAAATTCCATGTCGGGGTGCTGGGAATTGAACCCAGTCAACATGCTCCCAAAGCATGCGTACTACCGGTATACGACACCCCGTAATGAGTTATAAAGTAAAAAGTTATAAAGTTATAAAGCTTAACTTAATGTTTACTTTATAACTTTCAACTTTATTACTTTTAACTCACTCTGTGCCTTGGGTCAGAATCGAACTGACGACACGAGGCTCTTCAGGCCACTGCTCTACCAACTGAGCTACCAAGGCAAAGTAGTTTAAGTTCATAAAGTTATAAAGTGCATATTAAATTTGACTTTATAAACTTTATAACATTACAAACTTTTAACTAATTTTGTTGCGGGGGTCGGATTCGAACCGACGACCTCCAGGTTATGGGCCTGGCGAGCTGCCAACTGCTCTACCCCGCTATATAAGTTAAAAAGTTGAAAGTTATAAGGTTTAAAGTATTTATTAAATCATACTTTATAACATAATAACTTTATAACCTTTAACTTCCGGTGGGCATACATGGACTCGAACCATGGACCTCGACATTATCAGTGTCGCGCTCTAACCAACTGAGCTATATGCCCTTGCTGTCTTCCATCTACCCATCCAAATATTCTAACAAAAAAGGACTGACAAAAAAAGTTTTGGCCAATCCCTTGTTGTCATCCATAGCCCTTGCTCTGGATGAGTCCCAAATAGGCCCATAAACTATTTGCATATTATTGTAATGAATTTCTGTGCTAACAGGCGCTAAAATAGCCCTTCTATAATTCTCAAAAGAAAATAGTAGAAGTACTTCAGTGCCTTTCTATCTCTAGTGACTAGAGCATCAAAAGGCCGACCATTGCTTCTTTCGAAGCGATCTCCCTAGAAAGGAGGTGATCCATCCACAGCTTCCGCTACGGATGCCTTGTTACGACTTCACCCTTATCATCGGCTTCACCTTCCTTGCTGCAATAGCAAGTTCGGGCGCCTCCGACTCTCTTGGTGTGACGGGCGGTGAGTACAAGACCCGAGAACGTATTCAACGCAGCATGGCTGATCTGCGTTTACTAGCGATTCCAGCTTCATGAGGGCGAGTTGCAGCCCTCAATCCGAACTGAGGGAAGTTTTTTGGGATTTGCTCCATCTTACGATTTGGCGTCCCTTTGTACTTCCCATTGTAGCACGTGTGTCGCCCAAGGTGTAAGAACCATGCTGATTTGACGTCATCCCCACCTTCCTCCTGCTTAAAGCAGACAGTTCCCTATGACACGTAAAACATAGGGTAGGGGTTGCGCTCGTTTCCCGACTTAACGGTACATCTCACGACACGAGCTGACGACAACCATGCAGCATCTGTATAGCACCCTCGAAGGCTCCCCTGTTTCCAGGGGTCTGCAGCTATATGTCAAACCTTGGTGAGGTTCCACGCTTATCGTCGAATTAAACCACATGCTCCACCGCTTGTGCGGGTCCCCGTCTATTCCTTTGAGTTTTAGCCTTGCGGCCGTACTCCCCAGGCGGGATGCTTAAGGTGTTAACTTAGGCAGACAGCACTGAGAGGGTCGAAACTCCCAATGCTTAGCATCCATCGTTTACAGCGTGGACTACTGGGGTATCTAATCCCATTCGCTCCCCACGCTTTCGTGCCTGAACGTCAGAACTGTTCCAGTAAGCTGCCTTCGCATTTGGTGTTCCTGCTGATATTAACGGATTTAACCCCTACACCAGCAATTCCGCTTACCTCTTCCAGCCTCTAGTTTATCCATATCTCCCGCAGCCCCAAGGTTGAGCCTTGGGATTTAACAGGAGATGTTATAAACCGTCTACGCACGCTTTACGCCCAATAAATCCGGATAACGCTCGGGGTACTCGTATTACCGCTGCTGCTGGCACGAGTTTAGCAACCCCTTATTCCTCTGGTACCGTCATTGTTTCTTCCCAGAGAAAAGCAGTTTACACCCCGAAGGGCTTCCTCCTGCACGCGATGTCGCTCCTTCAGCCTTTCGGCCATTGAGGAAGATTCTTGACTGCAGCCTCCCGTAGGAGTCTGGGCAGTTTCTCAGTCCCAGTGAGGCGGGCCATGCTCTCACACCCGCTATCCGTCGTAGCCTTGGTAAGCCGTTACCTTACCAACTAGCTGATAGAACATAGGTCTCTCTCGAAGCGAAAAAACTTTACGTGGGAATGACTTATGTCCCCCCACGGCCATCGGGAATTACTCCGGATTTCTCCGGGTTATGCCCGACTTCGAGGTAAGTTACCAATGTGTTACTCTCCCGTTTGCCATGCCAGTATTGCTACTAGCATTCGACTTGCATGCCTTAGACACATCGCAAGCGTTCATCCTGAGCCAGGATCAAACTCTCTGTGATATTTTTTCAGTTGGGGTATTTCCAACGATTAACTTTTTAATCTTGGTTAATCAAACAAGTGAACTATTCCGAAGAATAGATCAAAGGAATGTATTTCCGAATTTAATTAGCGCCTGTTAGCACAAAAATTCATTTGTCAACGATCAATTTTCTTTCTTTGCGGAAAGAAAAAACAGGGACACAAACTCCAGAGTTTTCGTCACTGTTTCTTCTTTACGTGTTTTCAAATTTTTCGATCCAAGTACTTGTTCGGCTCAGCCATGAGCGGAATAAATATTAGATTAATCAGTAAGAATAATAATAGGGTATTTTGGAATCGGTGTCAAGGGGTAAAATCTAACAACTAAATAGATAGATAATTAGCTAATATTAAACAAATTATTTCTTTCTATAATATTTAGCTGCATCCTCTGGAGGAACTGAATTTATAATCAATCCAGCATCTAATTCCACACCAGCCCAAACACTATCTCGTGGTTCAATTTTGATACAGAAATGTTGATGCTTATTAGAAACAGATTGACGACAGGTATAATTATAGGCCAAGCCTAATTTTTTTAATTTTTCTAGAATCATTTTCAAAACCTTTGCCAGAGCTAACACCTCGGATTTAGAAAGCTTAGTTAGATTGTCTACCTGGCGTTTAGTAAAGACCCAAACTTCATAATGAAAAGCACTGGCATATGGTGTAAAGGCGACTATGTGTTGATCCTCATACACTCTTCGTGAAGTTTTTATTTCTTTTTTTATTAAGTCACCATAAAAATGACTACGATTTTTTTTATGATACTCTTCAAGTAACCTAAACTCCTCTACAGCTTCAGGTGGTAAAAAATTTGATGCAAAAATTTGTGAGTGTTCATGTTGGATTGAAGCTCCAGCTGAAGCACCTTCATTCTTAAAGCAAAGAATATAATCTATTTTTGGCAAGGCCATCAATGCTTTAATTCTTCGTGAATACATTGTCAGTAATCTAACAAAATGTTCTATCGGTAAATCTGATAAGCGAATCGATGGGTCAGGGACTTCAATAATTACTTCCTGAGTTCCATAGGCTTTTTTGTTATTCAACGCTACCGCTGGAAATAAATTTTTTAAAACAATGATCTGATCTTTTCCTCGACCAATTGAATCTATAATTTTTTCTTTTTTTAAATGGTCAGAGGTAAAGGGACTAATTGGACTAACTACTACACTGGTTTCTTTAATCTGCTTCGGTAGCTTTGAACGACGCGGTGCAATGATCACGTATTTATCCATCAAATAATCTTTTCTAATTTCTGATTTTTTTAATTTTTAAATAATCGCGCATTTTGAAAAAATCAAGTTTAAGCGACACAAAAACAAGGATATCGCCGAAAAAAAAAAGGCAAAAAAAGAAAGACAAACTCTCTGGTTCCGACACAAAGACAAAAGTAGAGATAAACAATATAGAACGACCCCAAACCAACTTCCCTTTACTAAGCTAAAAAGGGCCCCAAGAAAGACCAAAAAAAAGCAAGAACACCAGGAGGAACAAGCCAACGCATAAAATTCTAACTTCTCCACTTCGCATCCTCCAACTTAATACTCAGCAACTTTGAAACCCCGTCATCTTGCATTGCTACGCCATATAAAACCGCTGCTCGCAACATTGAAGCTCGATTATGAGTAATAACTATAAACTGAGTTTTATGAGACAAGTCATCAAGAATTTTTGCTAATCGTTCTGAGTTAGCTTCATCCAAAGCAGCATCAACTTCATCAAGCACCACAAAAGGCGAAGGATTAGCACTAATAATGGCACAAATTAAAGCAATCGCCGTTAAGGCGCGTTCACCTCCGGACAACATAGTAATTGACTTAATTTTCTTTCCAGGAGGGGTAGCCTGAATTTCAATACCTGCTAAACCAGTGGCATTATATTTTTGTAAAAACTTAATCCGCTTTAATTTCTGTACAACAATGGTAATATTTTCTGTATTCTCATCTGACTTGGTAGCCCCGCCAGTTTGCTTTGAAGATATAATTTCTTCATCTTCTTCATCGGTCATCACTTTAATAATTTTAGCTACTCCGCCATTGAACAAAATTTTAAAATATTCTTCAAATTTTTGTGAAATCACTTTAAACTCTTTATCAAACCGTTCCTTAATAGTTGCATCAAGCTCTTCAATAACTTTTTCTAAAGAAGCTCCAGTACTTAATAAATCATTTACTTGGTTAGACAAAAAATCAAAGCGTTCTTTGGTTGTAATATATTCACTTTCTATTTCTGGATCAATTCCACCAATCAAATCCAATTGACGCTTTAACTGATTAATTTTTTCTTGAACAGCAAAACGATCAATTTCATCATTTTGTCGATGATCTCGAACTTCTTTTAAGCCACCGAGATTTTGCCTAATTTCAACTTCCAAATCTTCAAGTTTTGTTTCCTGTCTGGCTGATTCAATTTTACTATCATTCAACTCACTCGTTAAACGGTTAACTTCTGTTTGTAAATTCTGATTTTCATTTTGCAAAGAAAATAATTTTTGACGCTGACTTTCCTGATCACTTGTGAATCGCCCTAATTGATCTTTTATTTTTTTTATCTCTGTCTCTAGATTTTCTACTATTTCCTCAACGCTCTTTCGCTCAACAGGTGATGAGTCACCTCCATCAGCTTTTAATTTTGAATTAGTTAAAGTTTTTTCTTTAATTATTTCCGCCAAACTAATCCGTCCTAAACGTAATCGTTCTTCGGCAATCGTTAAAGCCTGACTTGATAAGCGTAGTTGTTCTAAAATACTTTCTTTCTGGCTAGTAATAGCTAGAAGTGAAGTCTGGGTTTGTTTGGACAAAGAAATACCAAGACTTGTTGCCAATTCATGCAATTGCGTAAATTCATGGCGAATGTCTCTAATGGCCGCTTTTATACCCTCAATATCATCAAGTTGCTCAGCAGTCTCAAGCATGTCTAATGACCTTTTTAAACGATTTTTTAAATCATTAATTCGGCCATCAGATTGTGCTCCGTCATCTTGGCCCAAAGATGTATGTAGGATTTCTATTTCTCTTGTTAAGCGATTTTTTTCAGTTTCTAATTTTTTCACTTCTTGTTGATAGTCGGCAACCGATTTTTCTAGAGCTAAAATCTCTGTCTCTAATCGATTTTCCTCACGCTCAAGTTCAGTAGCTCGTCGTTTAAAAAACGATAAATCAAACTTTCCTTCACTTTCAAATTTTAATTCTAAGCGTGCATCAATTTTTGCCATCTCGGCCATGGCTTTCTCTTTGGCTGATTGTTTGTTTGATAATTCGGTCTGCAACCGATCAAATTCTTGACTTACTCCGGCTTGGCGTTGCAAAGCAACTAGCTCAGTATTTAAAAGAGCCAATTTTTTATCTTTAGATACTTTATTTTTTTCTAACTCTAATAATTTTTCATTTGCCTGTTTAAAACGGTCATGTATTTCATGCCAAACTGTTCGATAATACATTAATTGTAACTCACGTAATTCTACCTCAACTTCACCACGTTTTTTTAAGCGCCCAACTTGACGAGTTAAATGATTAAGGCGCGGCTCAATTTCACCAAGTAACATTTCTGCTTGACCAAGGTGTTCAAGACTGGCTCGTAATTTATTTAATGAATCATCACGCTTAATTTGAAATTGTTTTACACCAGTGGCTTCATCAAAAAATTCTTTACGTTCTGACAAAGACGTATTTAAAAATCCTTCCACCATTCCTTGACCAATGACACTATATGTTTTTTGTCCGACATTTGCTTTTGCTAAAAGAATCTGAACATCAATCAAACGTGCCTTGGCATTATTAATTAAGTATTCACTTTCACCATCACGATATAATCTGCGAGTTAAAACCAACTCAGAGTAATCAATAGCTGCCTTGCCATCACTGTTATTTAAAAACAAAGATACCTCAGCCATGCCAAGTTTACCTTTTTTATCTGATCCAGAAAAAATAACATCTTCGGATTTTTTACCCCGAAGTGTTTTCATACTTTGTTCTCCAAGTGCCCAGCGAACAGCATCAGCAATATTGGATTTGCCTGAACCGTTTGGACCAACGACAGCTGTTAGGCCACGGCGATCACCCTCAATTAAGCCTGGGAAAATAAGTGTATTTTTTGTCGCAAAGGATTTGAACCCCTGAATTTCCAGTTTTTCTAAATGCATAATCTTATCTTCTCAGTATACTGTATTTTTCCAAAAACCAAAAACAACCGCGGGGACGGTTGTTTAAGATTTATAAGAGTGTACTGATTATGCTGATTTTTTATATATTGAAGTTTTTTTAGCAACTCTAATAGGTCGATCTGATGATAGTCCCTTATCATATGGTTGTCTTGCACGCTTCCCATCATCATCTACCTCATAGCGCATTCCTGCTTTGTTAAAATAATTATCATCAGAAAAAGAATCGTCATCCTTTATGTCCGATATTTTTGGGTCATTAACATCATATTCATTATTACCATATTCTTCATATTCTCCGACATTCTCATATTCATTTCTATTACCAAGATATTCATCCTCTTCATCCTTCTTATCTTTTTTGCCATTATCAATATCTTCATCTTCTTCATCGTCTTCGTCTTTTTCTTCATCTTCAAACTCGTCTTGTAAAGGTCTATCATCAGGTATACCAGCTAATATATCATACGAGTTAGTAAATTTATTATTATCACTATTGTAAGGGTCATTAAGATCCTCATGTTCTTCTATATATTCATCGTAATGCTCTGTGCGCGTATCTTTGTTTAAATTTTTATTTATTTCTCTAGAACGAATTCGGCTTGAAGGCCAATCTAGAGAATTTCTTTCAATTCCCATATATTTTTTTGTTATGTTTATTAATTATTAATGTTATTAAAAAATAATTTTATAACTAACTTCTTTTAATGTATTATGCGACAAAACTACTTATCTAATTTTAGTAATTTACTTATATCAGTATACGCGCCATTAGACAGTGTATAACCGACAAGAGGTTTTTTGGTTACTCTTTCCTTTATTATTTCTCTAACACCTGAGAGCGTTTCTTGTTCTCTCTCCAATGTATTCTCCAACGACTTAATATTATATTTATCATTCAGACTTTCTTTTTTAAAATTTTCATTTAACATTTCTAGGTCATTAAATTTATTCTTAAGTTCAGAAATTTCTTTGTTAGCGTTTGCTAAACTTTCTTTATATACGTCACTTTCTTCAACTTTTTCCAAAGCATCTTTAGGAGTTAGATTTTTGGTTTTCAAAAGAAAATTCAATTCTGCCAGTTCGGAGGCGGTTTTCTCCAGTAGTATGTTTCTTTTTTGTATTTCTTCAGCATTCTCTATTAACTTAATTTTCTCAGCTACTACCTTTCCAAGAGGCGTTATGTACTGAACAAAAATCACTCCATCATCAAACTCAAAATCTTCTAATGTATCAATCGACTCTTTTGTTTGACAAATAACATCATCAATAACAATGTTTTTTTCTCCATTCCTTACCTTCGAAGCAATTACCGCTACTCTATCTGATTTCTTGTCAGTAACAATTTTATCCACTGAAACAAAAGTATTTTTCCATTCACCGGTTTTGCCATACATATTACCTACAATAACACTTCTTTCAGTTCTTTTGCCCGTCTTATCACTCACAACTGCTACCGTTTTGTTATTCATATCAAATTTCTCAATGTCAAATGGGTTATCATTTCTTTGATCCTCGGTATCTTTTGACGGTAGCATGTCCTTTTCTGAAAGTATCCATTTTACATCATCAATATACAAAGAATTTAAATACTGTTCCGAAGTACTGACAATAGCAGCTACATGACCCTGCTTAGCTTTTAATGATCCAATTGACCTAAATGTATTGCTCCATGGTCTATTATTAACAATTACAGAATTCACATCTTTTCTATACTTTGTTTCATCATTATTAGTTGCAAAAGCAACCTTAATAGCATCTGGATCATCCAGATCAAAAGCTACTCTATGCCCATTCCAATATATTTTTTGACCATTTAAAGATTCCCATTGTTTACCATTAA is part of the Candidatus Falkowbacteria bacterium genome and harbors:
- a CDS encoding AAA family ATPase; this translates as MHLEKLEIQGFKSFATKNTLIFPGLIEGDRRGLTAVVGPNGSGKSNIADAVRWALGEQSMKTLRGKKSEDVIFSGSDKKGKLGMAEVSLFLNNSDGKAAIDYSELVLTRRLYRDGESEYLINNAKARLIDVQILLAKANVGQKTYSVIGQGMVEGFLNTSLSERKEFFDEATGVKQFQIKRDDSLNKLRASLEHLGQAEMLLGEIEPRLNHLTRQVGRLKKRGEVEVELRELQLMYYRTVWHEIHDRFKQANEKLLELEKNKVSKDKKLALLNTELVALQRQAGVSQEFDRLQTELSNKQSAKEKAMAEMAKIDARLELKFESEGKFDLSFFKRRATELEREENRLETEILALEKSVADYQQEVKKLETEKNRLTREIEILHTSLGQDDGAQSDGRINDLKNRLKRSLDMLETAEQLDDIEGIKAAIRDIRHEFTQLHELATSLGISLSKQTQTSLLAITSQKESILEQLRLSSQALTIAEERLRLGRISLAEIIKEKTLTNSKLKADGGDSSPVERKSVEEIVENLETEIKKIKDQLGRFTSDQESQRQKLFSLQNENQNLQTEVNRLTSELNDSKIESARQETKLEDLEVEIRQNLGGLKEVRDHRQNDEIDRFAVQEKINQLKRQLDLIGGIDPEIESEYITTKERFDFLSNQVNDLLSTGASLEKVIEELDATIKERFDKEFKVISQKFEEYFKILFNGGVAKIIKVMTDEEDEEIISSKQTGGATKSDENTENITIVVQKLKRIKFLQKYNATGLAGIEIQATPPGKKIKSITMLSGGERALTAIALICAIISANPSPFVVLDEVDAALDEANSERLAKILDDLSHKTQFIVITHNRASMLRAAVLYGVAMQDDGVSKLLSIKLEDAKWRS
- a CDS encoding DUF4931 domain-containing protein, producing MMDKYVIIAPRRSKLPKQIKETSVVVSPISPFTSDHLKKEKIIDSIGRGKDQIIVLKNLFPAVALNNKKAYGTQEVIIEVPDPSIRLSDLPIEHFVRLLTMYSRRIKALMALPKIDYILCFKNEGASAGASIQHEHSQIFASNFLPPEAVEEFRLLEEYHKKNRSHFYGDLIKKEIKTSRRVYEDQHIVAFTPYASAFHYEVWVFTKRQVDNLTKLSKSEVLALAKVLKMILEKLKKLGLAYNYTCRQSVSNKHQHFCIKIEPRDSVWAGVELDAGLIINSVPPEDAAKYYRKK